A genomic stretch from Lathyrus oleraceus cultivar Zhongwan6 chromosome 2, CAAS_Psat_ZW6_1.0, whole genome shotgun sequence includes:
- the LOC127117991 gene encoding homeobox protein SBH1 isoform X1, producing MLGFGGNTCSEISSMDHHHQHHHHIMNNMETSDRKFLSFPLNNNSSGVQDHHHHHHNFTHQNNNNNNNSTTSVVVRDKIMAHPLFPRLLSSYLNCLKVGAPPEVVASLEESCAKCELLNGSSGRTGTSSCIGEDPGLDQFMEAYCEMLIKYEQELTKPFKEAMLFLSRIESQLKALAVSTDFGQSEPPSMNEIDVHENNFDTQGEDQELKVQLLRKYSGYLGSLKKEFLKKKKNGKLPKEARQQLLDWWNRHYKWPYPSESQKQALAESTGLDLKQINNWFINQRKRHWKPSEDMQFAVMDATNYYMENVMCKPFPMDAMPMLL from the exons ATGTTAGGGTTTGGTGGAAATACTTGCAGTGAGATTTCTTCTATGgatcatcatcatcaacatcatcatcataTCATGAACAATATGGAAACTAGTGATAGGAAGTTTCTTTCATTTCCTCTCAACAATAACTCTTCTGGTGTTCAagatcatcatcatcatcatcataacTTTACTCACcagaacaacaacaacaacaataacagcACTACAAGTGTTGTTGTTAGGGATAAAATCATGGCTCATCCTCTCTTTCCTCGTCTCTTGTCTTCTTACCTCAATTGCTTAAAG GTTGGAGCACCACCTGAAGTGGTGGCTAGCTTAGAAGAATCATGTGCAAAATGTGAATTATTGAATGGTTCTTCAGGAAGGACAGGAACTAGTTCTTGTATAGGTGAAGATCCAGGTCTGGATCAGTTCATGGAGGCATATTGTGAGATGCTTATCAAATATGAGCAAGAGCTTACAAAACCCTTCAAGGAAGCTATGCTTTTCCTTTCAAGAATTGAGTCTCAGCTTAAGGCTCTTGCTGTTTCAACTGACTTTG GTCAAAGCGAACCACCGTCAATGAATGAGATTGATGTTCATGAAAACAACTTCGATACTCAAGGTGAAGATCAAGAATTAAAAGTGCAGCTGTTGCGCAAGTATAGCGGATATCTTGGCAGCCTCAAGAAAGAGTTTTTGAAGAAGAAAAAGAACGGAAAGTTACCAAAGGAAGCGCGTCAACAACTACTCGATTGGTGGAACCGGCATTACAAATGGCCCTATCCATCG GAATCTCAAAAACAAGCACTTGCAGAATCGACAGGGCTAGATTTGAAACAGATCAACAACTGGTTCATTAATCAGCGAAAACGTCACTGGAAACCTTCTGAGGATATGCAATTTGCTGTGATGGATGCCACAAACTACTACATGGAAAATGTAATGTGCAAACCATTTCCCATGGATGCCATGCCTATGCTTCTTTAG
- the LOC127117991 gene encoding homeobox protein SBH1 isoform X2 has protein sequence MDHHHQHHHHIMNNMETSDRKFLSFPLNNNSSGVQDHHHHHHNFTHQNNNNNNNSTTSVVVRDKIMAHPLFPRLLSSYLNCLKVGAPPEVVASLEESCAKCELLNGSSGRTGTSSCIGEDPGLDQFMEAYCEMLIKYEQELTKPFKEAMLFLSRIESQLKALAVSTDFGQSEPPSMNEIDVHENNFDTQGEDQELKVQLLRKYSGYLGSLKKEFLKKKKNGKLPKEARQQLLDWWNRHYKWPYPSESQKQALAESTGLDLKQINNWFINQRKRHWKPSEDMQFAVMDATNYYMENVMCKPFPMDAMPMLL, from the exons ATGgatcatcatcatcaacatcatcatcataTCATGAACAATATGGAAACTAGTGATAGGAAGTTTCTTTCATTTCCTCTCAACAATAACTCTTCTGGTGTTCAagatcatcatcatcatcatcataacTTTACTCACcagaacaacaacaacaacaataacagcACTACAAGTGTTGTTGTTAGGGATAAAATCATGGCTCATCCTCTCTTTCCTCGTCTCTTGTCTTCTTACCTCAATTGCTTAAAG GTTGGAGCACCACCTGAAGTGGTGGCTAGCTTAGAAGAATCATGTGCAAAATGTGAATTATTGAATGGTTCTTCAGGAAGGACAGGAACTAGTTCTTGTATAGGTGAAGATCCAGGTCTGGATCAGTTCATGGAGGCATATTGTGAGATGCTTATCAAATATGAGCAAGAGCTTACAAAACCCTTCAAGGAAGCTATGCTTTTCCTTTCAAGAATTGAGTCTCAGCTTAAGGCTCTTGCTGTTTCAACTGACTTTG GTCAAAGCGAACCACCGTCAATGAATGAGATTGATGTTCATGAAAACAACTTCGATACTCAAGGTGAAGATCAAGAATTAAAAGTGCAGCTGTTGCGCAAGTATAGCGGATATCTTGGCAGCCTCAAGAAAGAGTTTTTGAAGAAGAAAAAGAACGGAAAGTTACCAAAGGAAGCGCGTCAACAACTACTCGATTGGTGGAACCGGCATTACAAATGGCCCTATCCATCG GAATCTCAAAAACAAGCACTTGCAGAATCGACAGGGCTAGATTTGAAACAGATCAACAACTGGTTCATTAATCAGCGAAAACGTCACTGGAAACCTTCTGAGGATATGCAATTTGCTGTGATGGATGCCACAAACTACTACATGGAAAATGTAATGTGCAAACCATTTCCCATGGATGCCATGCCTATGCTTCTTTAG
- the LOC127117992 gene encoding protein NRT1/ PTR FAMILY 6.4, translating into MVHVASNGEEKGAEDNAAVDFRGRPVDKTKTGGWLAAGLILGTELAERICVMGISMNLVTYLVGDLHLDSAKSATIVTNFMGTLNLLGLLGGFLADAKLGRYVTVVIFASIAAMGVCLLTLATTIPSMLPPPCSEVRRKHHECIPASGKQLVLLFAALYTTAVGGGGIKSNVSGFGSDQFDTRDPKEEKKMIFFFNRFYFFVSIGSLFSVIVLVYVQDNIGRGWGYGISAGTMVVAVCILLCGTPFYRFKKPQGSPFSVIWRVLFLAWKKRTLPLPSEPCLLHGYAEAKVPHTDRLRSLDKAAILDETNSNDENKQSPWLVSTMTQVEEVKMVIKLIPIWSTCILFWTVYSQMNTFTIEQATFMNRKVGSLDIPSGSLSAFLIITILLFTSLNEKLTVPIARKFTHNVQGLTSLQRVGIGLIFSIVAMVVSAIIEKERRDNAVKKDNKISAFWLVPQFFLVGAGEAFAYVGQLEFFIREAPERMKSMSTGFFLTTLSMGFFVSSLLVSIVDKVSNKRWLKSNLDKGRLDDFYWLLAMLGALNFVLFLFLAMKHEYKVHNNNVETNDIVEKELVTVGVDGMEEA; encoded by the exons ATG GTTCATGTTGCAAGTAATGGAGAGGAGAAAGGCGCAGAAGATAATGCTGCGGTCGATTTTCGTGGTCGCCCGGTTGATAAAACAAAAACTGGAGGGTGGTTAGCTGCTGGACTAATCTTAG GTACTGAACTTGCTGAAAGAATATGTGTTATGGGAATATCCATGAACTTGGTGACTTATTTGGTTGGAGATTTGCATCTTGATTCAGCTAAATCTGCTACCATTGTTACTAATTTTATGGGAACACTCAACTTGCTTGGCCTTCTTGGTGGTTTTTTAGCTGATGCAAAGCTTGGCAGATATGTCACTGTTGTGATATTTGCATCCATAGCAGCAATG GGAGTGTGTTTGTTAACTTTAGCTACAACAATTCCAAGCATGCTACCACCTCCATGCAGTGAAGTAAGAAGAAAACACCACGAGTGCATTCCCGCCTCCGGAAAACAGTTGGTACTTCTCTTTGCAGCACTTTACACAACAGCTGTAGGCGGCGGAGGAATAAAATCCAATGTATCCGGTTTCGGATCCGATCAATTTGACACAAGAGATccaaaagaagaaaagaaaatgaTATTTTTCTTCAACAGATTCTACTTTTTCGTCAGTATTGGATCCTTATTCTCAGTTATTGTGTTGGTCTATGTTCAAGACAACATAGGAAGAGGTTGGGGATATGGAATTTCCGCAGGAACAATGGTGGTTGCAGTTTGTATTTTGCTTTGTGGTACTCCATTTTATAGATTCAAGAAACCACAAGGAAGTCCTTTTTCTGTTATATGGAGAGTATTGTTCTTGGCTTGGAAAAAGAGGACTCTTCCTCTACCTTCAGAACCTTGTTTACTCCATGGTTATGCTGAAGCTAAGGTCCCACATACAGATAGATTAAG GTCTCTTGACAAAGCTGCAATCCTAGATGAGACAAACTCAAATGATGAAAACAAACAAAGTCCATGGTTGGTTTCAACAATGACTCAAGTTGAAGAGGTTAAAATGGTAATCAAGCTCATTCCCATTTGGTCAACATGCATCCTCTTTTGGACAGTTTACTCACAAATGAACACCTTCACTATTGAGCAAGCAACATTCATGAACAGAAAAGTAGGATCTCTAGATATTCCATCAGGATCCTTATCAGCTTTTCTCATCATCACAATTCTCCTTTTCACTTCCCTAAATGAGAAACTCACTGTACCTATAGCAAGAAAATTCACTCACAATGTTCAAGGACTCACAAGCCTTCAAAGAGTTGGAATTGGACTTATTTTCTCCATTGTTGCAATGGTAGTTTCTGCAATTATTGAGAAAGAAAGAAGGGACAATGCAGTTAAAAAAGACAATAAAATAAGTGCTTTTTGGCTTGTACCTCAGTTTTTTCTAGTTGGTGCTGGAGAAGCTTTTGCCTATGTTGGACAGTTAGAGTTTTTCATAAGGGAAGCACCTGAGAGAATGAAATCTATGAGTACTGGTTTTTTTCTAACTACTCtttcaatgggattttttgtgagTAGCTTATTGGTGTCAATTGTGGACAAAGTAAGCAACAAAAGATGGTTGAAGAGTAATCTTGACAAGGGTAGGTTAGATGACTTTTATTGGTTGCTAGCAATGCTTGGAGCGTTGAATTTTGTACTTTTTCTTTTCTTGGCCATGAAGCATGAGTACAAAGTTCATAACAACAATGTTGAGACTAATGACATTGTTGAGAAAGAGCTTGTGACTGTTGGAGTTGATGGGATGGAAGAAGCATAG